The proteins below are encoded in one region of Oryzias melastigma strain HK-1 linkage group LG7, ASM292280v2, whole genome shotgun sequence:
- the LOC112159572 gene encoding CMRF35-like molecule 7, whose amino-acid sequence MRTLRMLVHIFKAFLLSVLWLNKQRVGSIQLSAPEEVTGARSGSLTVSCQYDLEFKDNPKYWCKGSIYELCRIVVRTPKRKSTNRTFIVDDNRAGVFNVTMSLLRKQDEDTYWCVISRSGRNVFKRVALRISDVGETTPSTTTESNSIQIIDKEQEENSWWMTLRWILFFAMLTCLASTHFIVWRIKTATNMRTVI is encoded by the exons ATGAGGACATTGAGGATGCTGGTCCACATATTTAAAG CTTTCTTGCTCAGTGTCTTGTGGTTGAACAAGCAAAGAGTGGGCTCTATTCAGTTGTCCGCTCCAGAGGAGGTCACGGGAGCACGCAGTGGATCCCTAACCGTCTCCTGTCAGTACGACCTCGAATTTAAGGACAACCCAAAATACTGGTGCAAGGGGTCAATATATGAACTGTGTCGGATAGTCGTAAGAACTCCCAAGAGGAAAAGCACCAACAGAACCTTCATCGTTGATGACAACAGAGCTGGAGTCTTCAACGTAACAATGAGTCTCCTCAGAAAACAGGATGAAGACACTTACTGGTGTGTCATCTCTCGATCTGgaagaaatgtctttaaaagagtGGCACTCCGTATCTCAGACGTAG GAGAGACCACTCCATCTACCACTACTGAAAGTAACTCCATTCAAATAATAGATAAAGAACAAGAAGAGAACAG TTGGTGGATGACTCTCcgctggattcttttttttgcgATGTTGACGTGTTTGGCATCGACTCATTTTATAGTGTGGAGgataaaaactgcaacaaacatGAGGACTGTTATTTGA
- the mfsd4ab gene encoding major facilitator superfamily domain-containing protein 4B has protein sequence MFMDERIVTLFKRNAHHTLTYWSLFFSFGLCIAFLGPTILDLQSQTNSTLSQITWVFFAQQFCLLIGSSIGGVFRKTLLSALAALFISALIISVIFAIIPLCHNVLVLAIALAVSGLAMGVIDTIANIQLVTIYQKDSAVFLQALHFFIGFGALVSPLIADPFLSESGFGNHTGNGTEIMHHFRSMLRNSPIVDHNINQTDHLHEENKESTVHYAFWIMAIINLPVPIAVLFLMYREQLIPCCPGGTPRLLDKDELAMENQQEAEGPNSEQTEHDVGGHGSIFSCCQNDSMRGMPVSFFMIHILGGMVLFMTDGIVGAYAGFVYTYAVAPPMSLPNKTAGYLASIFWAAITAGRLLSIPLSYRFQPVRLLMFNLAGAIVTVLMLLIFYTSRVFLFVGTCLCGLFLSSIFPCMLAYTEDILDYQGCATSVLVTCAGMGEMVMQVLVGSIIQSKGSYSFLLCGMIIACIGFILFIGLLLFQRMHRNYLTGTSKKSAMVEEPDTSEQNGTAKTEQTENKESS, from the exons ATGTTTATGGATGAGAGAATTGTAACCCTTTTCAAAAGGAATGCACATCACACACTAACTTATTGGAGTCTTTTCTTCAGCTTTGGACTCTGCATTGCTTTCCTGGGACCCACAATTTTGGATTTGCAGTCTCAAACCAACTCGACGCTCAGTCAGATTACCTGGGTTTTCTTTGCTCAGCAGTTCTGCCTGCTGATCGGCAGCTCGATTGGTGGTGTTTTCAGGAAAAC gCTGCTCAGCGCTCTGGCGGCCTTGTTCATCTCAGCTCTCATCATCTCCGTTATATTTGCCATCATCCCTTTGTGCCACAATGTCCTGGTGCTGGCAATTGCTCTGGCTGTTTCTGGGCTGGCAATGGGTGTCATTGACACCATTGCTAATATTCAGCTGGTGACCATCTATCAGAAGGACTCTGCTGTTTTCTTACAG GCTTTGCACTTTTTTATCGGGTTCGGCGCCCTGGTGAGCCCGCTGATTGCAGATCCTTTCCTTTCTGAAAGTGGGTTTGGGAACCACACAGGGAACGGGACTGAGATCATGCATCATTTCAGGAGCATGCTGAGAAACAGTCCAATTGTAGACCACAACATTAATCAGACTGACCATCTccatgaggaaaacaaagaatccACTGTACATTATGCTTTTTGGATCATGGCAATTATCAAT CTGCCCGTGCCCATTGCAGTCCTGTTCCTGATGTACCGGGAGCAGCTGATCCCGTGCTGCCCCGGTGGTACTCCCCGTCTTCTGGACAAAGATGAGCTTGCAATggagaaccagcaggaggctgaaGGCCCTAACTCTGAGCAGACGGAGCATGATGTGGgag GCCACGggagcatcttcagctgctgtCAGAATGATAGCATGCGCGGGATGCCAGTCTCCTTCTTTATGATTCATATCCTGGGAGGAATGGTGCTCTTTATGACCGATGGCATTGTG GGCGCTTACGCTGGCTTTGTGTACACGTACGCCGTGGCTCCACCAATGTCGCTGCCCAATAAGACGGCAGGTTACCTGGCGAGCATATTCTGGGCGGCGATCACAGCTGGGCGTCTCTTGTCGATACCCCTCTCGTACCGCTTCCAGCCCGTGAGACTGCTCATGTTCAACCTG GCTGGTGCGATTGTCACCGTGTTGATGCTCCTCATTTTCTACACCAGCAgggtttttctgtttgttggaACCTGCTTATGCGGCCTCTTCCTGAGCAGCATATTCCCGTGCATGCTTGCCTACACAGAGGATATCCTTGACTATCAGG GATGTGCAACTTCAGTTCTCGTTACGTGTGCGGGAATGGGAGAGATGGTGATGCAGGTCCTGGTTGGCTCA ATTATTCAGTCTAAAGGTAGCTACAGCTTCCTGCTATGTGGGATGATAATCGCCTGCATTGGTTTTATCCTCTTCATCGGCCTCCTGCTGTTCCAAAGAATGCACAGAAACTACCTCACAG GGACTTCAAAGAAGTCGGCAATGGTGGAAGAGCCAGATACATCCGAGCAAAATGGGACAGCCAAAACAGAGCAAACAGAGAACAAAGAAAGCAGCTGA